A genomic region of Persephonella marina EX-H1 contains the following coding sequences:
- a CDS encoding c-type cytochrome, with product MKELKILIVMVVLVLIGYWGIEPLAHSIMHKHIEEAIHKYNLPDYEYSDLEPMPHSIKGDAKRGKEAVQMFCTSCHGIKADNIPAPMDPKTAAESYGVVPPDLSNLGALLDEKFLYNFLKDPAKATEFPKIAMPAMGLDDQQIMDIIAYMKSIAKKDMDGKEATIEACGRCHSIKYQKFHTETPPNILKSYLGKVPPDFSVIHRAKGGEYIVAFVNRPQALLPGTSMPRIGLNEEATEKIEHYLGEIADPNKEARTKIGIGVLLYMLVMIGLTYAWKKKMWKGIH from the coding sequence ATGAAAGAATTAAAAATACTGATAGTAATGGTAGTTCTGGTTCTAATAGGATACTGGGGAATAGAACCTCTCGCCCACAGCATAATGCATAAACATATTGAGGAGGCTATTCACAAGTACAACCTTCCTGATTATGAGTATTCAGATCTGGAACCGATGCCCCATTCAATAAAAGGGGATGCAAAGAGAGGAAAAGAAGCTGTACAGATGTTCTGTACATCATGTCACGGCATAAAGGCTGATAACATACCCGCTCCAATGGATCCAAAAACTGCAGCAGAGTCTTACGGTGTTGTTCCTCCTGATCTTTCAAACCTTGGAGCTCTCCTTGATGAGAAATTCCTCTATAACTTCCTTAAGGATCCTGCTAAAGCTACGGAGTTTCCAAAGATAGCCATGCCTGCCATGGGGCTTGATGATCAGCAGATCATGGATATTATCGCCTACATGAAATCTATAGCCAAAAAGGATATGGATGGAAAAGAAGCAACGATTGAAGCCTGTGGAAGATGTCACAGTATCAAATACCAGAAATTCCATACAGAAACACCACCTAACATTCTGAAGTCTTATCTTGGAAAAGTTCCACCTGATTTCTCTGTTATACACAGGGCGAAAGGTGGAGAGTATATTGTTGCATTCGTTAACAGACCTCAGGCTTTACTTCCAGGAACATCAATGCCAAGAATCGGTCTTAACGAAGAGGCAACGGAGAAGATTGAACACTACCTTGGAGAGATAGCTGATCCTAATAAAGAGGCGAGAACAAAGATAGGAATAGGTGTTCTCCTCTACATGCTTGTTATGATCGGGCTGACATACGCATGGAAGAAGAAGATGTGGAAAGGAATTCATTAA
- a CDS encoding MBL fold metallo-hydrolase RNA specificity domain-containing protein, protein MIEKITVQSFGAAKTVTGSCHLITAGKLKILVDCGLFQGIDEERNYDPFLFDPKDIDYLIVTHAHLDHIGRIPLLVKNGFRGKIISTKPTRIISRIMLLDAAKVMEEEYRVEYRKALRRGEPEKVKPPLFDEDDVYEAMEHFRIQLEYDQPLKLTESIRIRFKNAGHILGSAYVQIDIDTVSGVKTLIFSGDLGLKERLIIDPLTFSDRGEYIFVESTYGNRKHRSLEESIDEFEKAIVESFEDGGNIVIPTFALERSQEILFVLRMMYDQGRLPKCKIFLDSPLAISATKIFLQFPEYFNSDLKDMIRKGENPFIFPYVHFTQTVEESKMINSIDNGAIILAGSGMCTGGRIKHHLKHNLWRPESSVIFVGYQAKGTLGRRIIDGAEKVKIYGEEIAVKARIYTINGFSSHADKPVLIEWLKNFKNRKNIFLIHGEPEVLEIFRENINQELKIRSHIVEFGEKIYIN, encoded by the coding sequence ATGATAGAAAAGATAACCGTCCAGTCGTTTGGTGCGGCCAAAACGGTAACAGGCTCATGTCATCTCATAACAGCAGGAAAATTAAAGATACTTGTTGACTGTGGTCTTTTTCAGGGGATTGATGAGGAAAGAAACTACGATCCTTTCCTCTTTGACCCAAAGGATATAGACTACCTGATAGTTACCCATGCCCATCTTGATCATATAGGTAGGATACCTCTTCTTGTTAAAAACGGCTTCAGAGGAAAGATAATCTCAACAAAACCAACAAGGATAATATCAAGGATCATGTTACTTGATGCTGCCAAGGTTATGGAAGAGGAGTACAGGGTTGAGTACAGGAAGGCGTTGAGAAGGGGCGAACCTGAGAAGGTAAAACCTCCACTTTTTGATGAAGATGATGTTTATGAGGCTATGGAGCATTTCAGGATACAGCTTGAGTACGACCAGCCTTTAAAACTTACTGAGAGCATAAGAATAAGATTTAAAAATGCAGGACATATACTCGGTTCAGCTTACGTTCAGATAGATATCGATACTGTCTCAGGGGTGAAAACACTGATATTTTCAGGAGATCTTGGACTTAAGGAAAGGCTTATCATAGATCCTTTAACATTCTCAGACAGAGGTGAGTACATATTCGTTGAGTCAACCTATGGAAACAGAAAACACAGATCTCTTGAAGAAAGTATTGATGAGTTTGAGAAGGCTATAGTTGAAAGTTTTGAGGATGGTGGAAACATTGTTATTCCCACATTTGCCCTTGAAAGATCTCAGGAGATACTTTTTGTTTTGAGGATGATGTATGACCAGGGCAGACTCCCTAAATGCAAGATCTTCCTCGACAGTCCCCTTGCCATATCTGCAACAAAGATATTCCTCCAGTTTCCGGAGTACTTCAACTCCGATCTTAAAGATATGATAAGAAAAGGAGAAAACCCATTTATATTCCCGTATGTTCATTTCACACAGACTGTTGAGGAATCAAAGATGATAAACAGTATTGATAACGGTGCTATAATCCTTGCAGGAAGCGGGATGTGTACAGGCGGAAGGATAAAACACCATCTCAAACACAACCTCTGGAGACCTGAGAGCAGTGTGATATTCGTTGGATATCAGGCAAAGGGAACACTTGGAAGAAGAATTATAGATGGTGCAGAAAAAGTAAAGATATACGGGGAGGAGATAGCTGTTAAGGCAAGAATATACACTATAAACGGCTTTTCATCCCATGCTGATAAACCTGTCCTTATTGAGTGGCTGAAAAACTTTAAAAACAGAAAAAATATATTTCTGATACATGGTGAACCTGAGGTTCTTGAGATATTCAGAGAGAATATAAATCAGGAGCTTAAGATAAGATCACATATTGTTGAATTTGGTGAAAAAATATATATTAATTAG
- a CDS encoding thiazole synthase, whose translation MFNEEQFFKDDKLVIGDREFTSRLIVGSGKYKDFEETAKATEASGAEIITVAVRRVNITDPDKPNLLDYIDTSKVMILPNTAGCYTAEEAVLTAKLAREALGHGFVKLEVIGDQKTLYPDMVETLKAAEILVKEGFTVLPYITDDPIMAKKFEDIGCAAVMPLAAPIGSGLGLQNPYNIIFIKEAVNVPVIVDAGIGTASDAAIVMELGVDGVLMNTAIAQAKDPIKMAVAMKYAVKAGRLAYLAGRIPKKMYASASSPIEGMIGR comes from the coding sequence ATGTTTAACGAAGAGCAGTTTTTTAAAGATGATAAACTTGTTATAGGTGACAGGGAGTTTACCTCAAGACTTATTGTAGGCTCAGGAAAGTACAAAGATTTTGAGGAGACAGCGAAGGCAACTGAGGCATCAGGGGCAGAGATAATAACGGTTGCCGTGAGAAGAGTGAATATAACAGATCCTGACAAGCCTAATCTTTTAGATTATATTGATACATCAAAGGTTATGATACTTCCAAATACAGCTGGATGTTACACAGCTGAGGAGGCTGTTCTTACAGCTAAACTGGCGAGGGAAGCTCTTGGTCATGGATTTGTAAAACTTGAGGTTATAGGAGACCAGAAAACATTATATCCTGATATGGTTGAGACACTGAAGGCGGCAGAAATACTCGTTAAAGAAGGGTTTACAGTTCTTCCTTATATTACTGACGATCCGATTATGGCTAAAAAGTTTGAGGATATTGGATGTGCTGCTGTAATGCCCCTCGCTGCACCTATAGGATCAGGTCTTGGGCTTCAAAATCCATACAACATAATATTTATAAAGGAAGCTGTAAATGTTCCTGTTATTGTTGATGCCGGTATAGGAACAGCATCGGATGCAGCTATAGTTATGGAACTTGGAGTTGACGGTGTTCTTATGAACACAGCCATCGCACAGGCGAAGGATCCTATAAAGATGGCTGTGGCTATGAAGTATGCTGTAAAAGCTGGTAGACTTGCATATCTCGCAGGAAGAATCCCTAAGAAGATGTATGCTTCTGCCTCTTCACCAATAGAAGGAATGATAGGAAGATAA
- a CDS encoding Rieske 2Fe-2S domain-containing protein: protein MAEEKMSRRDFLLYAMGGWAAVGAGAVLYAMYKTWEPLPEVKAQATVKFDLSTVQPGEIKVVSWRGKPVFILRRTSDMGGCDKRTVAGEYTVVLGICTHLGCIPNWIPEEKVWHCPCHGGRYDACGKNIFGPPPRPLDIPPFKLEGTTIVLGEEGPEYKKLIQG, encoded by the coding sequence ATGGCTGAAGAAAAAATGAGCAGGCGTGACTTCCTCCTTTATGCGATGGGAGGTTGGGCTGCTGTCGGAGCTGGGGCTGTTCTATATGCGATGTACAAAACATGGGAGCCCCTTCCTGAAGTTAAGGCACAGGCTACAGTAAAATTTGACCTTTCCACCGTTCAGCCAGGAGAGATAAAGGTTGTATCCTGGAGGGGAAAACCTGTATTTATCCTGAGAAGAACGTCTGATATGGGCGGATGTGACAAAAGAACTGTTGCCGGAGAGTACACTGTAGTATTAGGGATCTGTACGCACCTTGGATGTATTCCTAACTGGATACCTGAAGAAAAGGTATGGCACTGTCCGTGTCACGGTGGTAGATACGATGCCTGCGGTAAAAATATATTTGGACCTCCTCCAAGACCACTTGATATACCACCGTTTAAACTTGAAGGAACAACAATTGTGTTAGGTGAAGAAGGTCCAGAATACAAAAAATTGATCCAAGGTTAG
- a CDS encoding cytochrome b: protein MERKEEAKKSWLDQRLAVSDLWRVMMSEYYLPKNINFLWSFGVLTMLVFVILIISGIFLLMYYKPDSHMAFDSVNKTIMMDVAYGWVFRHVHAVGASIMFLVLFIHIARGIYYGSFKPPREIVWITGFLLFVLMAATAFTGYLLPWGQMSYWAAQTITTLFEKIPFIGPDLVIWMRGNYIVEDATLTRFFALHVVLLPLLIIVITAVHMYAVRIVGSNNEDGIPMTKEEKKEKGIPFWPVFMAKEYFVMSVFLLFFFYLVFFNYKFAMDPINFEPANYLQTPLHIYPEWYFLAFYEVLRGFFFSQNMGLIAFAISMFIILFLPWLDTSPIVSGKHRPLFRIMFWIFVLDFIALTILGKLPPSGLFAWMGLITSLIYFAFFLSLPIISKIERKQVESGGRQ, encoded by the coding sequence ATGGAAAGGAAAGAAGAAGCTAAAAAATCCTGGTTAGACCAGAGGCTTGCTGTAAGTGACCTCTGGAGAGTTATGATGTCTGAATACTATCTTCCTAAAAATATAAACTTCCTATGGAGTTTTGGTGTTCTTACAATGCTCGTTTTCGTTATTCTGATAATAAGCGGTATATTCCTTCTTATGTATTACAAACCTGATTCTCATATGGCGTTTGATAGTGTAAACAAGACAATTATGATGGATGTTGCTTATGGATGGGTTTTCAGACATGTTCATGCTGTTGGTGCAAGTATAATGTTCCTCGTTCTGTTTATTCATATAGCAAGGGGTATTTATTACGGATCATTCAAGCCACCAAGGGAGATAGTATGGATAACAGGTTTCCTCCTCTTCGTTCTTATGGCAGCAACAGCTTTTACAGGTTATCTACTCCCTTGGGGACAGATGTCTTACTGGGCTGCTCAGACAATAACAACCCTTTTTGAAAAGATACCATTTATAGGTCCTGATCTTGTTATATGGATGAGAGGTAACTATATCGTTGAAGATGCTACTCTTACAAGATTCTTCGCACTTCACGTTGTTTTACTCCCACTTCTTATAATCGTTATAACAGCTGTTCATATGTATGCCGTTAGAATTGTTGGTAGTAACAATGAAGATGGAATACCTATGACAAAGGAAGAGAAGAAAGAAAAAGGAATTCCTTTCTGGCCTGTATTTATGGCTAAAGAGTACTTTGTAATGTCAGTATTCTTACTGTTCTTCTTCTACCTTGTGTTCTTTAACTACAAGTTTGCTATGGATCCGATTAACTTTGAGCCTGCAAACTACCTCCAGACACCACTTCATATCTACCCTGAGTGGTACTTCCTTGCTTTCTACGAAGTTTTAAGAGGTTTCTTCTTCAGTCAGAACATGGGTCTGATAGCTTTCGCTATTAGTATGTTTATCATACTCTTCCTTCCATGGCTTGATACATCACCTATCGTTAGTGGAAAACACAGACCTCTGTTTAGAATAATGTTCTGGATTTTTGTCCTTGATTTTATAGCGTTAACTATACTTGGTAAATTACCACCATCAGGACTTTTTGCATGGATGGGACTTATAACAAGTTTAATATACTTTGCATTTTTCCTATCCCTCCCAATTATCTCTAAGATAGAGAGAAAACAGGTTGAATCTGGAGGTAGGCAGTAA
- the proC gene encoding pyrroline-5-carboxylate reductase, whose amino-acid sequence MFRIGIIGCGNMGEALIKGFIEKGGVRSTDIIVSDIDPERVKQIVNRYNVAGTESNRKVVDLSQLIILAVKPKDIENTLEPLKDLFDEGKIVVSVLAGVKIERIKNILGKDIPVVRVMPNTPAVIGEGAVGISFDPVIDQEKRKEIKDLFSSVGLAIVVEESLMDAVTGLSGSGPAYVFTFIDALAQGGVKCGLSYREALDLAVQTVLGSAMLIKETGEHPSVLRDRVTSPGGTTIYGLHELEKGSLRDTVINAVESATKRSKELSE is encoded by the coding sequence ATGTTTAGGATAGGTATTATAGGCTGTGGAAATATGGGTGAGGCTTTAATAAAAGGCTTTATTGAGAAGGGAGGTGTAAGATCAACGGATATTATAGTGTCTGATATAGATCCTGAAAGGGTTAAACAGATAGTGAATAGATACAATGTTGCCGGAACAGAAAGTAACAGAAAGGTTGTTGATCTCTCCCAGCTAATAATACTGGCGGTAAAACCAAAGGATATTGAAAATACATTAGAGCCTTTAAAGGATCTTTTTGACGAAGGAAAGATAGTTGTATCAGTTCTTGCAGGAGTAAAAATAGAAAGGATAAAAAATATCCTGGGGAAGGATATTCCCGTTGTAAGGGTTATGCCCAACACACCTGCAGTTATAGGTGAAGGTGCCGTTGGTATATCATTTGATCCGGTTATAGATCAGGAAAAAAGGAAAGAGATAAAAGATCTTTTCAGCTCTGTAGGACTGGCGATCGTTGTCGAAGAATCCCTTATGGATGCTGTAACAGGCCTTTCAGGAAGTGGACCGGCATATGTTTTCACATTTATAGATGCCCTTGCACAGGGCGGTGTAAAATGCGGTCTGTCTTACAGGGAAGCACTTGATCTTGCAGTTCAGACTGTTTTAGGATCAGCTATGCTTATAAAGGAAACAGGTGAACATCCATCTGTTCTGAGGGACAGGGTAACATCTCCTGGGGGAACAACGATTTACGGTCTCCATGAACTTGAAAAGGGATCTTTAAGGGATACAGTGATAAATGCTGTAGAGAGTGCAACAAAGAGAAGTAAAGAGCTGTCAGAATAA
- a CDS encoding sulfite exporter TauE/SafE family protein translates to MILKYLLISLAGFLGSYHCVGMCGFIPPLIIHRSWLIGNILYSAGRLFTYSFLGFIAGYLGMFFHSMQFQYFQKGLSIFLGVMMIFFGLQVAGSIKEKGVIGLDLIFTTVAEILSKFRKNPFFLGMFNGFLPCPLVYAFLMQAVFERDPLKGATVMLFFGLGTIPAMLFASKLFQILSPRLRKKVSSFAGFIIIILGIWIILRAFGIGHHH, encoded by the coding sequence TTGATCTTAAAATACTTGCTCATATCCCTTGCCGGTTTTTTAGGCTCCTACCACTGTGTCGGTATGTGTGGATTTATACCACCTCTTATAATACACAGATCATGGCTGATTGGGAATATACTGTACTCCGCAGGAAGACTGTTTACCTACTCATTTTTAGGATTTATAGCAGGCTATCTCGGGATGTTTTTCCACTCTATGCAGTTCCAGTACTTCCAGAAAGGTTTATCAATTTTTCTTGGGGTTATGATGATATTTTTTGGCCTTCAGGTGGCAGGAAGCATAAAGGAAAAAGGTGTTATAGGTCTTGATCTTATATTTACAACTGTTGCTGAGATACTCTCAAAGTTCAGGAAAAATCCTTTTTTCCTTGGTATGTTTAACGGCTTTCTACCCTGTCCACTTGTTTATGCATTTTTGATGCAGGCTGTTTTTGAAAGGGATCCTTTAAAAGGTGCAACGGTTATGTTATTCTTCGGACTTGGAACAATACCTGCCATGCTTTTTGCCAGCAAGTTATTCCAGATACTCTCACCAAGATTGAGGAAAAAGGTATCATCTTTTGCAGGATTTATTATAATCATACTTGGTATATGGATCATACTAAGAGCTTTTGGTATAGGACACCACCATTAA
- the rlmB gene encoding 23S rRNA (guanosine(2251)-2'-O)-methyltransferase RlmB, whose protein sequence is MEDKFVIWGRNPVIEALRSGKELEKIMVAHDSHLPKELVKLAEKRKVKIQRVPRKKIEETAGTKKTQGVVALLSPVSYWDPDALIEHIIEKNGFGVILDHITDPQNVGNIIRTAEVLGSSGIIVPRERSSPINEVVVKASTGAVFYLPIAKVGNIRQFIDKFKKRGGWVISVEKGGKPIHKVSFPFPALIVLGSEGKGVSKTVLENSDMIVSIPMFGKITSLNVSAAAAISLWEVSKQKFEI, encoded by the coding sequence ATGGAAGATAAATTTGTTATATGGGGCAGAAATCCTGTTATAGAGGCTTTAAGATCGGGAAAAGAACTGGAAAAGATTATGGTTGCTCATGATTCTCATCTACCAAAAGAACTGGTGAAGCTTGCTGAGAAGCGGAAGGTAAAGATCCAGAGAGTTCCAAGGAAAAAAATTGAGGAAACAGCTGGAACAAAAAAAACACAGGGAGTAGTAGCCCTTTTAAGTCCTGTTTCTTATTGGGATCCTGACGCCCTCATAGAGCATATAATAGAAAAAAACGGTTTTGGTGTTATTCTGGATCATATAACAGATCCACAGAATGTTGGAAATATCATAAGAACTGCTGAGGTTTTAGGTTCATCAGGTATTATTGTTCCAAGAGAAAGAAGTTCACCTATAAATGAGGTTGTTGTTAAAGCATCAACAGGTGCGGTTTTTTATCTTCCAATAGCAAAAGTTGGAAATATAAGACAGTTTATAGATAAATTTAAGAAAAGAGGTGGATGGGTTATATCCGTTGAGAAGGGAGGTAAACCCATACATAAAGTATCTTTCCCGTTTCCAGCTCTTATTGTTCTTGGATCTGAAGGAAAGGGTGTTTCAAAAACAGTTTTAGAAAACTCTGATATGATTGTTTCTATACCTATGTTCGGAAAGATTACATCTTTGAATGTCTCAGCTGCTGCAGCTATATCTTTGTGGGAGGTTAGTAAACAGAAATTTGAAATTTAG
- a CDS encoding TonB-dependent receptor plug domain-containing protein gives MKKSITTFLLSIILMVEGAFSQQTLTELLKEYKQASDYAQKTRIESLGHVLVFTREDIERMQAFTLADLLQYLKVGWVVPNRFGVENFSFQGTSTGVSTFVRLYINDHEVSSVHTGSPFLTYDNYPLDHIDHVEVYYASGAIRLGDEPASVIIKLYTKKPERENATTFRGTVSNKMDYDNTFIDAREIKSQISYLVMVNKGYLNYENQFINGQPIYRNLWKNFAYFGFNYYKTFIEFSFARITRNIFQGLSLDAAPEEGKTKSLEYYISLTHYFLNDRSLKVNLTLDGQHRKYYEKNREGILIPRVIDIKDPTTIPVEYDENVKLYKYTLNVTKEFKTKDNLLLTGFTVKDKHYNVDDRSYKTLTVYKENIRFIDFDRETLTSLILEDQYNITDKNLVIFSLRADKYFRKNKKDISDYMAKLGFISFLSDRYMVKTYIGRSYFPPTFLDFELSKEDLKQSRTKSALIELVYKKDGNKLSVFAGYEKVEDPVIPDYKKGYLVNGKDYEYSLVALEYNYRQNNNLNLSIGYSKTFSTIEPSLLSEETGYFRITGEKDKINFYSELVYKKGFKVSSVDIPDSYNLNAGISYLINENFSLKIKGINILNRGAKIPVIPVIGNEGSYDSLDRKYFISLEVSY, from the coding sequence ATGAAAAAAAGTATTACAACGTTTCTGCTCAGCATTATATTAATGGTGGAGGGGGCTTTTTCACAGCAGACATTAACTGAGCTCCTAAAAGAGTATAAACAGGCCTCGGATTATGCTCAGAAAACAAGAATAGAAAGCTTAGGACACGTTCTTGTATTTACCAGGGAAGATATAGAGAGAATGCAGGCATTCACACTCGCCGATCTCCTTCAGTATCTAAAGGTTGGATGGGTAGTTCCAAACAGATTTGGCGTTGAGAACTTCTCCTTTCAGGGAACATCAACAGGTGTGAGTACATTCGTAAGGCTTTACATAAACGACCATGAGGTTAGCTCTGTTCATACCGGCAGCCCTTTTCTCACTTACGATAACTATCCATTGGATCATATAGACCATGTTGAGGTTTATTATGCATCTGGAGCAATAAGGTTAGGGGATGAACCTGCATCGGTTATTATCAAACTTTACACAAAAAAACCGGAAAGGGAGAACGCAACAACATTCAGGGGAACCGTATCAAACAAGATGGATTATGACAATACATTTATCGATGCGAGGGAGATAAAATCTCAGATATCCTACCTCGTTATGGTAAACAAAGGATATCTGAACTATGAGAACCAGTTTATAAACGGCCAGCCTATTTACAGAAATCTGTGGAAAAATTTTGCATATTTCGGTTTTAACTACTATAAAACATTTATAGAGTTTAGTTTTGCAAGAATTACAAGGAATATATTTCAGGGTCTTTCCCTTGATGCTGCACCTGAGGAAGGGAAAACAAAATCACTTGAGTATTACATCTCACTGACACATTACTTCTTAAATGACAGATCTTTAAAGGTAAATCTCACACTTGATGGTCAACACAGAAAGTACTATGAAAAAAACAGGGAAGGGATCCTCATACCAAGAGTAATAGATATAAAAGATCCTACAACGATACCTGTGGAGTATGATGAAAATGTAAAACTCTACAAGTACACTCTAAACGTAACGAAGGAGTTCAAAACCAAAGACAACCTACTCTTAACAGGATTTACAGTTAAGGATAAACATTACAACGTTGACGACAGAAGTTATAAAACATTAACAGTTTATAAAGAGAATATCAGATTTATAGATTTTGACAGGGAAACGTTAACATCATTAATACTTGAGGATCAGTACAATATAACTGATAAAAATCTTGTAATATTCAGTCTGAGAGCTGATAAATACTTCAGGAAAAATAAGAAAGATATCTCAGATTATATGGCGAAGTTAGGATTCATATCATTTCTATCTGATAGGTATATGGTTAAAACTTATATAGGAAGATCATACTTTCCCCCAACATTTTTAGATTTTGAGCTTTCAAAGGAGGATCTCAAACAGTCAAGAACAAAGTCAGCACTTATAGAGTTAGTGTATAAAAAGGATGGAAACAAACTATCAGTATTTGCAGGTTATGAGAAGGTTGAAGATCCAGTTATTCCGGATTACAAAAAAGGATACCTTGTAAATGGAAAGGATTATGAGTACTCCCTTGTTGCTTTAGAGTACAATTACAGACAGAACAACAACCTGAACCTGTCCATAGGGTACTCTAAAACATTCTCAACCATTGAACCATCTCTCCTCTCTGAAGAAACAGGATACTTCAGGATAACAGGTGAAAAAGATAAGATTAATTTTTACAGTGAACTTGTCTATAAAAAAGGATTTAAGGTTTCTTCAGTAGATATTCCTGACAGTTACAACCTTAATGCAGGTATTTCATACTTAATAAATGAAAATTTTTCTCTTAAAATAAAAGGAATTAATATTCTGAACAGA
- the fmt gene encoding methionyl-tRNA formyltransferase, whose protein sequence is MRVVFWGTPDFAVESLKALIESKHQVVAVVTQPDKPKGRGKKVQPPPVKVLAEKYSIPVFQPEKVKGNKELYQKLKELEPDIFVVVAYGKILPEEIINLPKYKTVNVHASLLPEYRGAAPIHRAIMEGKEKTGVCIMEIVKELDAGDIYQCVEIPITDQDDIVSLHDKLAKEGAKLLLDTLDKIEKGEIKKVPQDHERATYAKPIEKEEGRIDWKRSAREIFNQVRALKVWPKAFSNFRDTQIKILECEIIDERSEGEPGEIVKIMKDEGFVVQTGKGKLLIKKVQFPNSKPISAADAVRGYRIKEGEKLF, encoded by the coding sequence TTGAGAGTAGTTTTCTGGGGAACACCTGACTTTGCTGTTGAGAGCTTAAAGGCTTTGATAGAATCAAAGCATCAGGTTGTAGCTGTTGTTACACAGCCTGACAAACCTAAAGGCAGAGGAAAGAAGGTACAACCGCCTCCTGTTAAGGTTTTAGCCGAAAAATACAGTATACCCGTTTTTCAGCCTGAGAAGGTTAAAGGGAATAAAGAGCTTTACCAGAAACTAAAAGAGCTTGAACCTGATATATTTGTTGTTGTTGCGTATGGTAAGATTCTTCCTGAGGAGATAATAAATTTACCAAAGTATAAAACGGTGAATGTTCATGCATCGCTTCTCCCTGAGTATAGAGGAGCTGCACCTATTCACAGGGCTATAATGGAAGGAAAGGAAAAAACAGGTGTCTGTATTATGGAGATAGTGAAGGAGCTGGATGCTGGTGATATCTATCAGTGTGTTGAGATACCTATAACAGATCAGGATGATATTGTGTCTCTGCATGATAAACTTGCGAAGGAAGGGGCTAAGCTTCTACTGGACACTCTTGATAAGATAGAAAAAGGGGAGATAAAAAAGGTTCCACAGGATCATGAAAGGGCAACATACGCAAAACCTATAGAAAAAGAGGAAGGGAGGATAGACTGGAAAAGATCTGCAAGGGAGATCTTTAATCAGGTAAGGGCTTTGAAGGTATGGCCAAAGGCATTTTCAAATTTTAGAGATACACAGATAAAGATACTTGAGTGTGAAATAATTGATGAAAGATCTGAAGGAGAACCTGGAGAGATAGTAAAGATCATGAAAGATGAAGGGTTCGTAGTTCAGACAGGGAAGGGGAAACTTCTCATCAAAAAGGTCCAGTTTCCAAACTCAAAACCTATATCGGCAGCTGATGCTGTGAGAGGATACCGTATAAAAGAGGGTGAAAAATTATTTTGA
- the kdsB gene encoding 3-deoxy-manno-octulosonate cytidylyltransferase, which translates to MAVIIIPARLGSTRLKNKLLLKAGGKPIIKWTAENCLRVKSAEKVIVATDSEQIMEVFKESKDIDVVLTPSDLKSGTDRVAFVARNLKTERVVNVQGDEPLIDPDDIDRLIRSLDRSDVSTLSFPLKDEGDYLNPNIVKVVTDKDNYALYFSRSPIPYCRDADFSQMARTYKNIILKHIGIYGYKWDVLMEFAYSMEESPIEQIEKLEQLRLLYNGYRIKVITAKKDTVGIDTEEDFKYFCKIVEEQENKG; encoded by the coding sequence TTGGCAGTAATTATAATCCCTGCAAGATTAGGATCAACAAGACTTAAGAATAAACTGCTTCTGAAGGCCGGTGGAAAGCCGATAATAAAATGGACAGCGGAAAACTGCCTGAGAGTGAAAAGCGCCGAGAAGGTAATAGTAGCAACAGACAGCGAACAGATAATGGAAGTTTTTAAGGAGAGTAAAGATATAGATGTTGTTTTAACCCCTTCAGACCTTAAAAGCGGAACTGACCGTGTAGCTTTTGTTGCCCGGAACTTAAAAACAGAAAGAGTTGTGAATGTTCAGGGTGATGAACCATTAATTGATCCTGATGATATAGACAGACTTATAAGATCTTTAGACAGATCGGATGTTTCAACCTTATCATTTCCCTTAAAAGATGAAGGTGATTACCTGAACCCTAATATAGTTAAGGTTGTTACAGACAAAGATAATTACGCCCTTTACTTCTCAAGAAGCCCCATTCCATACTGCAGAGATGCGGATTTCAGTCAGATGGCCAGAACATATAAAAACATTATATTAAAACATATAGGGATATATGGGTATAAATGGGATGTTCTGATGGAATTTGCCTACAGTATGGAAGAATCCCCTATCGAGCAGATAGAAAAATTAGAACAGCTCCGACTACTGTACAACGGCTACAGGATAAAAGTAATAACGGCAAAAAAAGATACAGTTGGAATAGATACAGAGGAGGATTTTAAGTATTTTTGCAAAATAGTGGAAGAACAGGAAAATAAGGGATGA